One Entomomonas asaccharolytica DNA segment encodes these proteins:
- the typA gene encoding translational GTPase TypA: MIENLRNIAIIAHVDHGKTTIVDKLLRQSGTLERKELDSERVMDSNDQEKERGITILAKNTAISWNGYNINIVDTPGHADFGGEVERVMSMVDSVLLLVDAVDGPMPQTRFVTQKAFQAGLRPIVVVNKVDRPGARPDWVIDQVFDLFDNLGATEEQLDFPIVYASALNGIAGFDPSEMAEDLTPLFQTIVDRVPTPDVDVNGSFQMQISALDYSSYLGVIGIGRIARGKIKANSPVVAIDMNGKKRNGRILKIMGYHGLHRVDVEEAQAGDIVCINGFDQLFISDTLCDPQNVEAMPALTVDEPTVSMTFQVNDSPFAGKEGKFVTSRNIKERLEKELLHNVALRVEEGDSAEKFKVSGRGELHLSVLIESMRREGFELGVSRPEVIIKEVDGEKQEPYENVTIDLEEQHQGAIMEQMGLRKGDLTNMIPDGKGRVRLEYTVPSRGLIGFRNQFLTMTSGTGILTSTFSHYGKMKEGDVEHRQSGVLVAMAAGKILAYSLTTLQDRGRLFVEPGMECYEGMIVGIHSRGNDLVVNPTKGKKLDNMRASGNDETIQLVPPIKFTLEQALEFIDDDELVEVTPKSIRLRKKILDENDRKRAERSKD; the protein is encoded by the coding sequence GTGATTGAGAACTTACGCAACATTGCTATTATTGCCCACGTTGACCATGGAAAAACTACCATTGTTGATAAATTATTAAGACAGTCGGGCACATTAGAGCGTAAAGAATTAGATTCTGAACGTGTAATGGATAGTAATGATCAAGAAAAAGAACGTGGTATTACTATTCTTGCGAAAAACACAGCGATTAGTTGGAACGGCTATAACATTAATATCGTAGATACCCCCGGCCATGCTGATTTTGGTGGTGAAGTAGAGCGTGTAATGTCGATGGTAGACTCTGTGCTACTATTAGTAGATGCGGTAGATGGCCCAATGCCACAAACTCGCTTTGTAACGCAAAAAGCTTTCCAAGCTGGTTTAAGACCTATTGTTGTAGTGAATAAAGTAGACCGTCCAGGTGCACGTCCTGATTGGGTAATTGACCAAGTATTTGATTTATTTGATAACTTAGGGGCTACTGAAGAACAGTTAGATTTCCCTATCGTATATGCCAGTGCTTTAAATGGTATTGCTGGCTTTGATCCTAGTGAAATGGCCGAAGATTTAACGCCATTATTCCAAACTATTGTTGATCGCGTACCTACCCCTGACGTGGATGTGAATGGTTCATTCCAAATGCAAATTTCTGCTTTGGATTACAGCAGCTATTTAGGCGTAATCGGTATTGGACGTATTGCCCGTGGTAAGATCAAGGCTAACTCGCCTGTTGTTGCTATTGATATGAATGGTAAGAAACGTAATGGTCGTATCTTAAAAATCATGGGTTATCATGGTTTACACCGTGTGGATGTGGAAGAAGCGCAAGCAGGTGATATTGTTTGTATCAATGGTTTTGATCAACTGTTTATTTCTGATACTTTATGTGATCCACAAAATGTTGAAGCAATGCCAGCGTTAACAGTGGATGAGCCTACGGTAAGCATGACTTTCCAAGTTAACGATTCACCTTTTGCAGGTAAAGAAGGTAAGTTTGTTACCAGCCGTAATATCAAAGAACGTTTAGAAAAAGAGTTATTACATAACGTTGCTTTACGTGTGGAAGAAGGTGACTCTGCTGAGAAATTTAAAGTGTCAGGTCGTGGTGAGTTACATCTTTCTGTATTAATTGAAAGCATGCGTCGTGAAGGTTTTGAGTTGGGCGTATCTCGTCCAGAAGTGATTATTAAAGAAGTGGATGGTGAAAAACAAGAACCTTACGAGAATGTAACCATTGACCTTGAAGAACAACATCAAGGGGCTATCATGGAACAAATGGGATTACGTAAAGGTGATCTCACTAATATGATTCCAGATGGCAAAGGTCGTGTTCGTTTAGAATATACTGTGCCTTCTCGTGGTTTAATTGGCTTCCGTAACCAATTCTTAACCATGACCTCTGGTACAGGTATTTTAACCAGTACTTTCAGCCATTATGGCAAAATGAAAGAGGGTGATGTTGAACACCGTCAAAGTGGTGTATTAGTGGCGATGGCAGCAGGTAAAATCTTGGCCTATTCATTAACTACTTTACAAGACCGTGGTCGCTTATTTGTTGAACCAGGTATGGAGTGCTATGAAGGTATGATCGTGGGTATTCACTCCCGTGGTAATGACCTTGTTGTTAACCCTACTAAAGGTAAAAAACTAGATAATATGCGTGCTTCAGGTAATGATGAGACCATTCAATTAGTACCGCCTATCAAGTTTACTTTAGAGCAAGCGCTAGAGTTTATTGATGATGATGAATTAGTGGAAGTAACGCCTAAATCTATTCGTTTACGTAAGAAAATTCTTGATGAGAATGATCGTAAACGTGCAGAGCGTAGCAAAGACTAA
- a CDS encoding magnesium transporter CorA family protein: MITYHYLEDGLLRTQVAQELDAIPKDTIWIDLLRPTPEEEHFIEKNLDIEIPSPEEMAAIEDSSRFFENKDSLCMIVSVVSGSQSMNPSLTELSFILTKKELVCAHYGELTSFRSFETQYARQPQIFKTTDVLMMVLVDTVVDRIADILQKLQDNLNCLSRDIFDESEGQHTEDLQSTVKQLGKYNSLLAKLSDSLLSIRRMLIFCKQSGDWLTAGSKTQIKSIEQDIDSLAEYHARMSSEITFLLDATLGLINIEQNSIIKVFSIAAVLFLPPTLVGTIYGMNFHDMPELDFKFGYPISIVLMILSSLACYIWFKIKRWL, translated from the coding sequence ATGATTACATATCATTACCTTGAAGATGGTTTATTAAGAACACAGGTAGCTCAAGAGTTAGATGCAATTCCTAAGGATACTATATGGATTGATTTATTGCGTCCTACACCTGAGGAAGAGCATTTCATTGAGAAGAATTTGGATATTGAGATTCCATCGCCTGAAGAAATGGCTGCCATTGAAGACTCGTCACGTTTCTTTGAGAATAAAGACAGCCTTTGTATGATTGTTTCAGTGGTGAGTGGTAGTCAAAGCATGAATCCTTCTTTAACGGAGCTATCATTTATACTCACTAAAAAGGAACTTGTGTGTGCTCATTATGGCGAGTTAACGTCTTTTCGTTCCTTTGAAACACAATACGCACGACAGCCACAGATTTTTAAAACAACCGATGTGTTGATGATGGTATTAGTCGATACAGTGGTTGATCGAATTGCTGATATTCTGCAGAAGTTACAGGATAATCTGAATTGTCTTTCAAGGGATATTTTTGATGAGTCAGAAGGACAACATACAGAAGATTTACAGAGTACGGTTAAGCAGTTAGGTAAATATAATTCTTTATTAGCCAAATTAAGTGATAGTTTGTTAAGTATTCGTCGTATGTTGATTTTTTGTAAACAATCGGGTGATTGGTTAACGGCTGGCAGTAAAACACAAATCAAATCAATTGAGCAAGATATTGATTCATTAGCCGAATATCATGCCAGAATGTCCAGTGAAATTACTTTTTTACTGGATGCTACCTTAGGGTTAATTAATATTGAGCAGAATAGTATTATTAAAGTATTTTCCATTGCCGCAGTGTTGTTTTTACCACCCACTTTGGTGGGTACTATTTATGGCATGAACTTTCATGATATGCCAGAGTTAGACTTTAAGTTTGGGTATCCTATTAGTATTGTATTAATGATCCTGTCATCGTTGGCTTGTTATATTTGGTTTAAGATTAAACGATGGCTGTGA
- a CDS encoding LysR family transcriptional regulator, giving the protein MPLSLRQVRYFVAAAEIGQVSQAAMYLNISQSSVTTAIQELERLLNAQLFVRTPQGMVLTDSGRHFLNHAYAILGAVEDALNDPAPANSLTGSLNIAASFTIMGYVLPYHIKRLSLAYPNLKIKLHECSHHQIEEGLLSGKFDMSLVSVSNIASDKIVVENLLNSPRHLWLPAKHPLAEKDSISFADIADEPYILLSIDEAEKVGELYWKQHNHPLNVCLTTISIEAVRNMVANECGITILSDMVYRPWSLEGKRIVTKNLVTPAPSLSIGLAWSEDMEMTPSRRCFQEYFRRTYLTPQVVASRY; this is encoded by the coding sequence ATGCCTCTTTCATTACGACAAGTTCGATATTTTGTAGCAGCAGCAGAAATAGGCCAGGTTTCACAGGCGGCGATGTATTTAAATATATCTCAATCCTCAGTGACTACTGCTATTCAAGAGTTAGAAAGACTTTTAAACGCGCAATTGTTTGTACGTACACCACAGGGCATGGTGTTAACAGATAGTGGGCGACATTTTTTAAATCATGCTTATGCTATTTTAGGGGCTGTAGAGGATGCATTAAATGACCCCGCACCCGCTAATAGCCTCACAGGCAGTTTAAATATTGCAGCTAGTTTTACCATTATGGGTTATGTTTTACCTTATCATATAAAACGTTTATCTTTAGCCTATCCTAATTTAAAAATTAAATTACATGAGTGTTCGCATCATCAAATAGAGGAAGGGTTGCTAAGTGGCAAGTTTGATATGTCATTGGTGTCTGTTTCTAATATTGCTTCAGATAAGATTGTGGTCGAGAATTTATTAAATTCGCCTCGGCATTTATGGTTGCCTGCTAAACACCCCCTTGCAGAAAAAGATAGTATTAGCTTTGCAGATATTGCTGATGAACCTTATATTTTATTAAGTATTGATGAGGCAGAGAAGGTAGGCGAGTTATATTGGAAACAACACAATCACCCATTAAATGTTTGTTTAACCACTATTTCTATTGAAGCAGTAAGAAATATGGTGGCTAATGAGTGTGGTATCACCATATTATCTGATATGGTGTATAGACCGTGGTCGCTAGAGGGTAAGCGTATAGTTACCAAAAATCTAGTAACGCCTGCGCCATCATTAAGTATCGGTTTAGCATGGTCTGAGGATATGGAAATGACACCTAGTAGACGTTGTTTTCAAGAGTATTTTAGACGGACTTATTTAACACCACAGGTAGTGGCTTCCCGTTATTAG
- a CDS encoding heavy metal translocating P-type ATPase — protein MTNHTHQHACEHKHNPVENKAKSTDNLDFTTSQARWDSLLIKDMDCPTEERLIRDKFKDITAIEQLEFNLIKRVLKVRHSYTSIEPLQHLIAELGMQAVPYDNSQIMHVNTSFKSTVMLIIAGFLAFTAEIMHYLAMPTLLVAIISLCTIALVGLPTYYKGFIALKNKALNINALMSIAVTGAIFIGQWPEAAMVIVLFTLAEYIETLSLQRARNAIGELLQLAPTTAEVQQADGSWQTIAAEQISLDSIIRVKPGQRVALDGEIISGQTTIDQAAITGESMPVEKTVGDPVFAGTVNGNQAFTFKVTRVANDTTLARIIQRVEEAQSSRAPTQRFVDQFSKYYTPIVVAIALVIALITIPAWLYTNQFTIDWIYKALVLLVIACPCALVISTPVTIVSGLTRAAKLGILIKGGTYLEQGSKLQWLAVDKTGTLTAGKPSQTDYQALVEINAQQIAGSLASHSDHPVSIAIAQATLSPLLTVENFEAILGQGTQGIINGQQYYLGNYRLIRELGLATEPLSQQLQLLEKAGKTTTLLATSTQVIAIFAVADTLKETSKQAINELHRLGIKVMMLTGDNQYTANAIAQQVGIDEAKANLLPDDKLTAIELKIKQGQSIGMVGDGINDTPALARANIGFAMGAAGTDTAIETADVALMDDDLRKLPLFIRLSKATRHILIQNISFAIAIKLLFLIITLLGFGTLWMAIFADIGVSLLVVFNGLRLLMFK, from the coding sequence ATGACAAACCATACCCATCAACATGCTTGCGAGCATAAACATAACCCTGTAGAAAATAAAGCAAAATCTACTGATAACCTAGATTTTACTACTTCCCAAGCACGCTGGGATAGTCTACTTATTAAGGATATGGACTGTCCAACAGAGGAACGTCTTATTCGTGATAAGTTTAAGGACATTACTGCCATAGAACAATTAGAGTTTAATCTTATAAAGCGGGTATTAAAAGTTCGTCACAGTTATACCAGTATCGAACCGCTACAACATCTAATTGCTGAATTAGGTATGCAAGCCGTACCTTATGACAATTCGCAAATCATGCATGTAAATACCTCTTTTAAATCCACTGTTATGCTTATTATCGCAGGCTTTTTAGCCTTTACTGCTGAAATAATGCATTATTTAGCCATGCCTACACTACTAGTAGCTATCATCTCTCTTTGCACCATCGCATTAGTAGGTCTACCCACCTATTACAAAGGCTTTATTGCCCTTAAAAACAAAGCCCTTAATATTAATGCACTGATGAGTATTGCAGTGACAGGGGCTATCTTTATTGGGCAATGGCCAGAAGCCGCCATGGTGATTGTGCTTTTTACTTTGGCTGAATATATAGAAACACTGTCTTTACAACGGGCGCGCAATGCCATTGGGGAATTATTACAACTTGCGCCAACCACAGCAGAAGTTCAACAAGCAGATGGCTCATGGCAAACAATAGCAGCTGAGCAAATTTCATTAGACAGTATTATTCGTGTTAAACCAGGTCAGCGCGTCGCCCTTGATGGAGAAATCATCAGCGGCCAAACCACTATTGATCAAGCAGCAATCACAGGCGAAAGCATGCCTGTGGAAAAAACCGTAGGCGATCCTGTGTTTGCTGGTACGGTTAATGGTAACCAAGCCTTTACATTTAAAGTAACACGTGTTGCTAATGATACTACCCTTGCCCGTATTATCCAACGGGTGGAAGAAGCACAAAGTAGTCGTGCGCCCACCCAACGTTTTGTGGATCAATTCTCTAAATATTACACCCCAATTGTTGTTGCTATCGCTTTAGTAATAGCGTTAATAACCATACCTGCATGGCTTTATACAAACCAATTTACGATTGATTGGATTTATAAAGCATTAGTATTATTGGTTATTGCTTGCCCTTGTGCGCTGGTGATTTCCACCCCTGTTACCATTGTTAGCGGTCTTACTCGCGCAGCCAAACTAGGTATACTTATTAAAGGTGGCACCTACCTTGAACAAGGAAGTAAATTACAGTGGTTAGCTGTTGATAAAACAGGCACCTTAACAGCTGGCAAGCCATCACAAACTGATTATCAAGCATTAGTTGAGATAAATGCGCAACAAATTGCAGGTAGCCTAGCCAGCCATTCAGATCACCCTGTGTCTATAGCTATTGCTCAGGCCACTCTATCTCCCTTACTTACCGTAGAAAATTTTGAGGCCATACTTGGGCAAGGTACACAGGGTATCATTAATGGGCAACAGTATTACTTGGGTAATTATCGATTAATTCGAGAACTAGGGTTAGCTACAGAACCATTAAGCCAACAGTTACAACTACTAGAAAAAGCAGGTAAAACCACCACCTTATTAGCTACATCAACTCAAGTAATTGCTATCTTTGCAGTGGCAGATACACTAAAAGAAACCAGTAAACAAGCGATCAATGAACTGCATCGTTTGGGCATCAAAGTCATGATGTTAACAGGTGATAATCAATATACTGCCAATGCTATTGCGCAGCAGGTCGGTATTGACGAAGCTAAAGCAAACTTACTACCTGATGACAAATTAACCGCCATCGAATTAAAAATTAAGCAAGGTCAAAGCATTGGCATGGTAGGTGATGGCATTAATGATACACCTGCATTAGCCCGTGCTAATATTGGTTTTGCTATGGGTGCAGCAGGTACAGATACAGCCATTGAAACCGCCGATGTGGCATTAATGGATGATGACTTAAGAAAACTGCCCTTATTTATTCGCTTATCTAAAGCAACACGCCATATTCTTATCCAAAATATCAGTTTTGCTATTGCTATAAAATTGCTTTTCCTAATTATTACTCTATTAGGCTTTGGCACACTTTGGATGGCGATATTTGCAGATATAGGTGTTAGTTTATTAGTCGTATTTAATGGCCTTAGGCTGCTGATGTTTAAATAA
- the dsdA gene encoding D-serine ammonia-lyase, which translates to MKEIHGKTLEQWYKDYPLIEDLVKLREATWFNPAVKKTSEALPEVGLTVEDIKDAAARLKRFSPYLAKVFPETRNQLGILESPLVAVPDYQQALDKHYQATSVGNLWLKLDSHLPISGSIKARGGIYEVLKHAEELAIQAGKLALTDDYSKLADPEFKAFFSQYAVAVGSTGNLGLSIGIMSAKLGFKASVHMSADARQWKKDKLRAHGVNVVEYDSDYSEAVAKGRKEAENDPMCYFVDDENSKNLFLGYAVAAYRLAGQLQALSVKVDQDHPLFVYLPCGVGGGPGGVAFGLKAQFGDAVHCIFSEPTHAPCMFLGVYTGLHDQTSVQDFGIDNLTAADGLAVGRPSGFVGKAMQHLLDGYFTIDDDEMYRLLALLAQQEKIYIEPSAAAGITGIYDVLCDKQYIERMQFTPKQLQQATHIAWVTGGSMVPEAEMKQYIAKGESLLK; encoded by the coding sequence ATGAAAGAAATTCATGGCAAGACATTAGAACAATGGTACAAAGATTACCCATTGATCGAAGATTTAGTGAAATTACGTGAAGCGACTTGGTTTAATCCTGCTGTTAAAAAAACATCGGAGGCATTACCAGAGGTTGGCCTGACGGTTGAAGATATTAAGGATGCTGCGGCTAGATTAAAACGCTTTAGCCCTTATTTAGCTAAAGTTTTTCCTGAAACTAGAAATCAATTAGGTATTTTAGAATCTCCCTTAGTAGCAGTGCCTGATTATCAACAAGCGCTAGATAAACATTATCAGGCGACCTCTGTAGGAAATTTATGGTTAAAGCTGGATAGCCATTTACCCATTAGCGGTTCTATTAAAGCCCGTGGTGGTATCTATGAGGTATTAAAACATGCTGAAGAGTTAGCTATTCAAGCAGGTAAGTTGGCACTTACTGATGATTACAGTAAGTTAGCTGATCCAGAATTTAAAGCTTTCTTCTCACAATATGCAGTAGCTGTTGGCTCAACAGGTAATCTAGGTTTATCGATTGGCATTATGAGTGCTAAGTTAGGTTTTAAAGCTAGTGTGCATATGTCAGCAGATGCACGGCAATGGAAAAAGGATAAGTTAAGAGCCCACGGTGTTAACGTGGTTGAATATGATTCTGATTATTCTGAAGCCGTTGCTAAAGGCCGTAAGGAAGCTGAGAATGACCCCATGTGCTATTTTGTGGATGATGAAAACTCTAAAAATTTATTCTTAGGCTATGCGGTTGCCGCCTATCGTTTAGCTGGGCAATTACAAGCATTATCTGTAAAAGTAGACCAAGATCATCCGTTGTTTGTCTACCTCCCTTGTGGTGTGGGTGGTGGGCCAGGTGGGGTTGCCTTTGGTCTCAAAGCACAGTTTGGTGATGCAGTGCATTGTATTTTCAGTGAGCCCACTCATGCACCTTGCATGTTCTTAGGTGTTTATACAGGCTTACATGATCAAACTTCCGTACAGGATTTCGGAATTGATAATTTGACGGCTGCTGATGGTTTGGCGGTGGGTCGTCCTTCAGGATTTGTCGGCAAAGCAATGCAACACTTATTAGATGGATATTTCACCATCGATGATGATGAGATGTACCGTTTATTAGCCCTACTTGCTCAACAAGAAAAGATTTATATAGAACCTTCCGCCGCAGCAGGTATTACAGGAATCTATGATGTGTTGTGCGATAAGCAATATATTGAACGAATGCAATTTACACCTAAACAATTGCAACAAGCTACCCATATTGCTTGGGTTACTGGGGGCAGTATGGTGCCAGAAGCTGAAATGAAGCAATATATTGCTAAAGGTGAAAGCTTACTTAAGTAA
- the dsdC gene encoding DNA-binding transcriptional regulator DsdC, producing the protein MKEPFSVDKTKLDVFNQDLLNQKVILNDQYLINLQTFIYAARSLSFQVAAEYLFLSPSAISHRISKLEKQLGFLLFHRFARKIKLTNEGERLYSVLKDSFAKINLEIQDIRSNELSGSLNIFSHPSVAEDWLIPRLVDFSQRYPAIQLNIRTGNEQANFQSQAIDVALYYSNGHFPGFNSECFMEEEIFPVCSQAYAAQYNLINQPENLANCTLLHDAKAWHFAAQDAEWHIWCKQMQIELPTSRSVITFDSSRSAAYAAIYHAGVAIGRLHLVHNWLATGRLITPFAIPPLKTYFHYYLVWPRLHHIPPKLRVFLDWIKQQGVQSDKEHSNCF; encoded by the coding sequence ATGAAAGAGCCTTTTTCAGTTGATAAAACAAAGCTTGATGTATTTAATCAGGACTTGTTAAATCAAAAGGTTATATTAAACGATCAATACCTCATTAATTTACAAACTTTTATTTATGCAGCCCGTTCCCTGAGTTTCCAAGTAGCTGCTGAATACTTGTTTTTATCACCCAGCGCAATTAGCCATCGTATTAGTAAACTGGAAAAACAATTAGGCTTTTTATTATTTCATCGTTTCGCTCGTAAAATAAAATTAACTAATGAAGGTGAACGCTTATATAGCGTATTAAAAGACAGTTTTGCCAAAATTAACCTAGAAATTCAAGATATTCGCAGTAATGAGTTGTCAGGTTCATTAAATATATTTTCCCATCCTAGTGTTGCGGAAGATTGGCTTATTCCTCGCTTAGTCGATTTTAGCCAACGCTATCCAGCTATTCAATTAAATATCCGCACAGGCAATGAACAGGCTAATTTTCAATCACAAGCTATTGATGTTGCGCTCTATTATAGTAATGGACATTTCCCTGGTTTTAATAGTGAATGCTTTATGGAGGAGGAGATTTTCCCTGTGTGCAGTCAGGCTTATGCGGCGCAGTATAATTTAATTAACCAACCCGAAAATCTTGCAAACTGTACTTTATTACACGATGCCAAAGCATGGCATTTTGCGGCACAGGACGCTGAATGGCATATTTGGTGTAAACAAATGCAAATAGAATTACCCACAAGTCGCTCAGTCATTACCTTTGATAGTTCAAGATCAGCCGCCTATGCAGCTATTTATCATGCAGGGGTTGCTATAGGGCGCTTACATTTGGTGCATAACTGGTTAGCAACAGGAAGGCTCATTACCCCTTTTGCCATTCCACCCTTAAAAACTTATTTTCATTATTATCTTGTTTGGCCAAGACTACACCATATTCCCCCCAAATTAAGGGTGTTTTTAGATTGGATCAAACAACAAGGTGTGCAAAGCGATAAAGAGCATAGCAATTGTTTTTAA
- a CDS encoding GntT/GntP/DsdX family permease: protein MSTAMLVGILIVAIAMIVILIVKCKLHASIALVLAAFFVGISTGMPIDSIPNVVEKGVGGTLGFLTLIIGFGAILGKMLEVSGGAERIASTLLDKLGKSRATWVMMLVGFIAGIPVFVEVGFVLLVPLVLVVAKDAGISRLKVGLPLAVSLMTVHCIVPPHPAAMSIAATLGADVGKVIVFGLLVGLPCAIVGGPLFVKFFCGNVLDNEAASQTATTTTASLNKQLPSFGITLFTILLPLLIMVGKTLLVIWVAEGSALMPMIAFLGNPITALLISVFFAYWSLGLARGLNLTELLSISEKGFTPIAGILLIIGAGGAFSEVLAVSGVGNGLKEALSTLPVSPVVLAWLIAALLHFAVGSATVAMISAAGIVFPMLAGHPELKPEVMAIAIGAGAIALTQVTDSFFWLVKEYLGLSMTETIKRLTVSTTLASIVGLGGALLLNMVL from the coding sequence ATGTCAACTGCTATGTTAGTTGGTATTCTAATTGTTGCAATTGCAATGATTGTCATACTAATAGTGAAATGTAAATTACATGCTTCTATTGCGTTAGTGTTGGCTGCATTTTTTGTGGGTATTTCAACAGGGATGCCTATTGATAGTATACCTAATGTGGTCGAGAAAGGGGTAGGGGGTACATTAGGATTTTTAACCTTAATCATTGGTTTTGGCGCTATTTTAGGCAAGATGTTAGAAGTCTCTGGTGGGGCTGAGCGTATTGCAAGTACATTACTGGATAAGTTGGGTAAATCCCGTGCGACATGGGTAATGATGCTAGTAGGTTTTATTGCAGGTATTCCCGTGTTTGTGGAAGTGGGTTTTGTGTTATTAGTACCCTTAGTACTGGTGGTGGCAAAAGATGCAGGTATTTCGCGGTTAAAAGTAGGTTTGCCACTAGCTGTATCATTAATGACAGTGCATTGTATTGTTCCACCGCATCCTGCTGCCATGTCTATTGCTGCTACCTTAGGTGCAGATGTTGGTAAAGTCATTGTATTTGGTTTATTAGTGGGTTTGCCCTGTGCCATTGTGGGTGGCCCTCTTTTTGTTAAGTTTTTCTGTGGCAATGTGTTAGATAATGAAGCAGCTAGTCAAACAGCAACAACTACAACTGCCTCTTTAAATAAACAATTACCTAGTTTTGGCATTACTCTTTTTACTATTTTATTACCGCTACTTATTATGGTAGGTAAAACACTATTAGTAATTTGGGTAGCCGAAGGCTCAGCATTAATGCCAATGATTGCTTTTTTAGGTAATCCCATCACTGCATTATTGATTTCCGTATTTTTTGCTTATTGGAGTTTAGGTCTAGCCAGAGGCCTTAATTTAACCGAATTATTGAGTATTTCAGAAAAAGGTTTTACACCCATTGCAGGTATTTTACTGATTATTGGTGCAGGTGGTGCATTTAGTGAAGTGTTGGCTGTTAGCGGCGTTGGTAATGGCCTAAAAGAAGCACTTTCAACCTTGCCTGTTAGCCCTGTGGTATTGGCGTGGTTAATTGCCGCTTTATTACATTTTGCGGTGGGTTCGGCTACGGTTGCTATGATTAGCGCGGCAGGTATAGTATTTCCTATGCTCGCAGGTCACCCTGAATTAAAGCCAGAGGTAATGGCGATTGCTATTGGTGCAGGTGCTATAGCCTTAACGCAAGTAACCGATAGTTTCTTCTGGTTGGTTAAAGAATATCTCGGTTTATCAATGACAGAAACCATTAAAAGACTAACGGTATCCACTACATTAGCCTCTATTGTGGGATTAGGCGGTGCACTGTTATTGAATATGGTGCTTTAG